The following proteins come from a genomic window of Parambassis ranga chromosome 4, fParRan2.1, whole genome shotgun sequence:
- the rgs8 gene encoding regulator of G-protein signaling 8 yields MKTRLGCLSNKSDSYNDFSEFLPPAHETTARCLKLSTDEVVRWSESFDHLLAHKYGLAAFRTFLKTEFSDENIEFWMACEDYKKIKSSAKLVSKANKIFKEFIDVQAPREVNIDYRTRERTKEGLADPSPTSLNEVQAKVYSLMEKDSYPRFLRSKMYQDIVNRAHAQGQRRSV; encoded by the exons ATGAAGACCAGACTAGGCTGCCTGTCCAACAAATCTGACTCCTACAATGACTTCTCGGAGTTCCTGCCTCCTGCTCACGAGACCACAGCCAGATGTCTGAA GCTGTCGACGGATGAAGTTGTTCGATGGTCTGAGTCTTTTGATCACCTCCTGGCCCACAAAT ATGGGCTGGCGGCCTTCCGGACGTTTCTCAAGACGGAATTCAGCGATGAGAATATTGAGTTTTGGATGGCCTGTGAGGACTACAAAAAAATCAAGAGTTCAGCCAAGCTGGTGTCCAAAGCAAACAAGATCTTTAAGGAGTTCATTGACGTCCAGGCACCAAGAGAG GTAAACATAGACTACCGCACCAGGGAGAGGACCAAAGAGGGCCTGGCAGATCCCTCCCCGACCAGCCTCAATGAGGTCCAAGCTAAAGTCTACAGTCTCATGGAGAAGGACTCCTACCCCCGATTTCTCAGGTCCAAGATGTACCAGGATATTGTCAACAGGGCACATGCACAAGGCCAGCGGAGGTCTGTCTAA